In Ailuropoda melanoleuca isolate Jingjing unplaced genomic scaffold, ASM200744v2 unplaced-scaffold18798, whole genome shotgun sequence, the genomic window TCTTGGCcgtcatggcctatgaccgctatgttgCCATTTGCCATCCCTTGCAGTACCCTCTCACCATGACCCTAACTCTCTGTGGCCGTTTGGTCATGGCCTCTGTGGTCATCGGCTTGTTCCTGTCCATACAACTGGTGGCCTTCATCTTCTCTCTGCCATTCTGCCGGACTCGCACTATCGAGCACTTCTTTTGTGACGCCCCACCAGTGATGCGGCTTGTTTGCGCCAACAGCCACATCCATGAGCATTCAGTGCTCGTGGCAGCCACACTGGCCATTGCCATCCCTTTCTTCTTCATTGCCACCTCCTATGTCTTCATTGTGGCTGCCGTGCTCAAGATCCACTCAGCAGCTGGGCGTCACCgggccttctccacctgctcctcccacctgtCTGTGGTCCTGCTGCAGTACGGCTGCTGTGCCTTCATGTACCTGCGCCCCAGCTCCAGC contains:
- the LOC117797924 gene encoding olfactory receptor 10W1-like encodes the protein AVMAYDRYVAICHPLQYPLTMTLTLCGRLVMASVVIGLFLSIQLVAFIFSLPFCRTRTIEHFFCDAPPVMRLVCANSHIHEHSVLVAATLAIAIPFFFIATSYVFIVAAVLKIHSAAGRHRAFSTCSSHLSVVLLQYGCCAFMYLRPSSSYYPKQDQFISLVYILGTPVLNPLIYTLRNSDMKGTLGRLLTRNCLSHYNYGSFQPSGK